Within Nitrospirota bacterium, the genomic segment TATCTCCACGGACGCGATCATGCCTGCGGGCAACAAGGTGCTGCCCTTCCGCTCCAACATCGAGGCCTTGAGCGAATTCGTGTTCTCGCAGATCGATCCCGATTTCGCCAGGGAGTGCCGCGGGGCCGGCGGCCCCGTCGTGGTGGTCGGCGGCGAGAACTACGGTCAGGGCTCGAGCAGGGAACATGCGGCTCTGGCGCCGCGCTATCTCGGGGTCCGCGTCAAGATCGTGAAGAGCTTTGCCAGGATCCACAAGTCCAACCTCTGCAATTTCGGGATCATCCCCCTTACGTTCGCGAAGCCCGGCGATTATGAAAAACTGAAGAAGGGAACGGGGCTGGTGTTTCCCGAGCTGAGACGGCGGATCGAACGGGGAGAGCGGGAGATCCCGGTGGAGGCTGACGAAGAAACGATCATGACGATCCTGGACGTTTCTGACCGCCAGCGGACGCATCTGCTGGCAGGCGGAACGCTGAACTACGTGAAGGAGCAGCTGCTCGGAGAAAGCAGCGCGGAGCCTCGTGTAGCCGCGCAAATACGCAGGTGAACCGGGATACGACCGCCGTAAGATTCGTCAATAATCCACTTGAGTGCATTCATTCGTGCACGGGTGCAGAGAAAGGCCGCGATGGTTACCAAGGTTGACATAAAGGAAGGCGCCTCTGACGGGAAGGCGACCAAGAACATAGGGCTGCGGGGGGTAACAGTCGCAGACACGAAGATCTCCGATGTTGACGGCGAGAACGGCATCCTGATCTACCGCGGATACCGGATCGAGGACCTGGCAAAGAACTCCACGTTCGAAGAGACCGCCTATCTCCTGCTGAACGGAGATCTTCCGTCCAAGGACCAACTGAAGGAGTTCAGGCAGCGGCTTCTGAAAGCTCGCCAGATCCCGGGTTTTGTCCTGAACTCGCTCAAGGCCTGGCCGCACGGCGCCCGTCCGATGGACGCGCTCCAGGCGTCGATCCCGGCCCTGGCCATGGCCGATCCTGAGCTGGATAGAGAGACGAGAGATGCCAATACCGCCAAAGCGGTGCGGCTCATCGCCCGGCTCCCGGCCGTCGTTGCGGCCTGGCAGCGGATCCGGCATGACCTCGAGCCGCTCGCACCCGATGACCGTCTTTCCCATGCCGAGAACTTCCTGTGGCAAATGACGGGGAAGCATCCCGATCCTGAAGTTGCCATGGACCTGGATGTTGCGCTTATCCTGCACGCCGACCACTCCTTCAATGCATCCACGTTCGCCTGCCGTGCGGTCGTTTCCACGCAGGCGCACATGTATGCCGGCGTCGCCGCGGGGGTGGGCGCCCTCTCCGGCGGATTGCATGGCGGCGCGAACGCCCTCGTCATGAAGATGCTTATGGAACTGAGGAGCGAGAAGGACATCCCGGGATGGGTGCGGCGCGAACTCGAGGCGGGCAGGAAGATCATGGGCATGGGCCATGCGGTGTACAAGACGAACGATCCGCGCGCCCGGTTCCTGAGGGAAATGGGCAAACGGCTGGGCGAAAAGCTCGGCCAGGATGAGTGGCGCCGGATGCTCGCGGTGATCGAGGAGACGGCGCTCACCGAACTCGTGAAGAAGGGCAAGACCACGATCAAACCGAACGTCGATTTCTACAGCGCGCCCGTGTACCACATGATGGGCATTCCGGGAGATATGATGACCCCGGTCTTCGCCGTGGCACGGATCGCGGGATGGACCGCGCATATCATCGAAGAGAAGTTCGGCGAGGCCCAGGGCAAGCCCGCGCTCTACCGGCCCTCGTCGGAGTATGTGGGGAATTATTGCGGGAAGACAGGGTGCTTGTACGCGCCGGTGGAGAAGAGGACAGAAAACTCGAAATCCGAAACGCTTGCGTCAAAGTAATTGTTGCAATGTTGCTGCGCGTGTCTTGAGGCTTGAAAGGTTCGTACGTAAGCAGTTATTCTGTATTCAGGAGGACGGTTATGGCACTCAAAAAGGCAGCCAGGAAAAAAGTGAAGACAACCGGGGCAGCGAAAAAACGCGCGTCCTCCTCCAAGGGGGTGAAAACCATGAAGGTCAGTTCATTGAAATCATACCGAGAGAAGAGAAAGACAATTCCGTCGGTCAATCCTTATACGGAGCAGGTCATGTCGGATATCCCGCTCCTGACCCGTGACGAGATCAACGCCCAGGTCGTCCGATCCCGGGAGGCGTTCAGGTCCTGGAGGGATGTAGCCGTAGCGGACCGTGCGTCGCTGGTCAGGCGGCTCGGCGAGCACCTGCGGGCGGAGAAGCGGAAATACGCGGAGGTGATCACCCGGGAGATGGGCAAGGCCATCAAGGAGTCGCTAGCCGAAATCGAGAAGTGCGCGTGGCTATGCGATTACTATGCCGAAAATGCCGCGCGGATGCTCGCGCCCGAGGAGATCAAGACCGACAACAAAAAGAGCACGGTCATGTTCCAGCCCCTCGGCGTGGCGCTCGCCATCATGCCCTGGAACTTTCCCTACTGGCAGGCATTCCGGTTCGGCATTCCCGCGGTCACGGCGGGGAACGTGGTCCTCTTGAAACACGCGTCGAACGTTCCGCGTACCGCGCTCTCCATCGAGGACGCGTTCAGGGCGGCGGGCTTCCCGCAGGACGTGTTCAGGACCCTGATCATCGATGCCAAGGAGACGCTCAACCTGATCGATACGGACAAGGTTGACGCCGTGTCGCTCACCGGAAGCAACGGCGCGGGCGAGCAGGTCGGCGCCCATGCAGGAGGCAGGATCAAGAAGCTCGTGCTCGAACTCGGCGGGTCAGACCCGTTCATCGTACTGGACGACGCCGATGTGGAAAAAGCAGGCAGGATGGCGGCCAATGCTCGCATGATCAATGCCGGCCAGAGCTGCATCGCGGCCAAGCGGTTTATCGTGATGGACTCCGTGGCTGATGAATTCAGGAAGCATTTCCTGGCCCGGCTCGCGGAGCTGAAGGTCGGCGACCCCATGGACGAGAAGACCGATGTGGGACCGCTGGCGCGGCGCGATCTCGCGGACACGCTCCAGAAACAGCTGCGCGACGCGAAGGCGGGCGGCGCCGAGGTCGTCCAGTTTGATATCGCCTCCTTCAAGAAGGGGTTCTTCTTCCCGCCGACCGCGGTGTTCAACCCGAAGCTCGACAGCAAGGTCATGACCGAGGAGGTGTTCGGCCCCGTTGCTCCGGTCGTCGTCGTGAAGAGCGAGGACGAGGCAATCCGGATTGCGAACAACACGGAATATGGCCTCGGCGCGTCGGTCTGGAGCAGGAACACGGATCGGGCCGAGAGGATCGCCGCCAGGATCGAATCCGGGGTCGTCGCGATCAACGACATGGTGAAGTCAGACCCGCGGCTGCCTTTCGGCGGGGTCAAGAAGTCCGGCATCGGCAGGGAGCTGTCATCATACGGCCTGAAGGAGTTCGTGAACATCAAGACGATCGTGGTGAAGGAATAAAAAAGCCATCTCGCGCAAAGTCGCAAAGAAAAGCTTGAAACCAAGCCGGTCAGGTTTATTAATTCCGGCTGAATTTACTCATACGATAGACATATGCGTTTCGTGAAGAGTTAATCGTATCACAAAGCTTTTAATCTTAACCTTTGCGTCCTTTGCGCGAGACGGGTCTTGATACCGTTTCTGCTTCTTTCTGTGCAGTCTATCCTTTTTAGGAGAATGAATGAAAGCATCCGACCTGTTCGTGAGGCAACTGGAGGAAGAAGGAGTTGAAGATATCTTCGGCCTCCCGGGCGAGGAGAACCTGGATTTTCTCGAGTCCCTCCGCACGTCCTCGATCAAGGTGATCGTCACCCGCCACGAACAGGCGGCGGCGTTCATGGCAGCCACCTACGGCAGGCTCACGGGCAGGGCCGGCGTCTGCTTCTCCACGCTCGGGCCGGGCGCGACCAACCTGATGACGGGCGTGGCGCACGCACAGCTGATCGGCGCGCCGCTGGTATCGATCTCGGGGCAGAAGGCGCTCCGCGAGAACATTCAGGCGCGGTTTCAGCTGATCGATATCGTGAGCATGATGCGGCCGGTCACGAAAGATGCGATCTCGATCGCGGACCCCGGCATGGTCCCCACAGTGCTCCGGAACGCGTTCAAGCTGGCCCAGGCGGAGCGCCCGGGCGCGGTGCATATCGAACTGCCCGAAGACGTTGCCGGGAGCGACACGACCGCCCAGGTCCAGAAGCGCGGCCTCGTGAGGCGGGCGGCGCCGGACCCCAAGTCGCTCCTGCGGGCGGCCGAGTTGATCAGGGGGGCGAAGAACCCCCTTATCGTGCTGTCCTCCGGTGCAAATCGCAATTTGATCAATCGGCAGCTGACGCAGTTCATCAATCAGACCGGTATCTTCGCCGTGCATACACAGATGGGAAAGGGGGTGCTGAGCGACGAGTCCCAATACAGCCTCTTCGCCACGGGCATCCACCGCCGCGACTACATCAATTGCGGGATCGACCAGGCGGACGTCATCATCACGATCGGCTACAATATCGTTGAATACCCGCCCTTCGTGTGGAACCAGGACCTGGACAAGACGATCATCAACATCGACTTCACGGTTGCCGAGACGGACAAGTACTACAACCCGGCGGTCGAAGTGATCGGGGACATCTCCTGTTCGCTCCGGCAGCTCGGGGAGCTTGTCCCCGCGCGGAAGAACGGGGACACGTTCCAAGCGACCCGCGAGTTCCTCGAGAAGAAACTCGCTCTCGATTTCGAGAAACAATATCCGCTGACGCCCCGGGAGGTCGTTTGGCATGTGAGGAATGTCCTGGCGCACGAGGACATCCTGACCCTGGACAACGGCATCTATAAGCTGTGGTTCGCGCGGCTGTACAAGACCTACCGGCCCAACACGTTCCTTGTGGACAATGCGCTGGCGACCATGGGCGCTGGTG encodes:
- a CDS encoding NAD-dependent succinate-semialdehyde dehydrogenase translates to MALKKAARKKVKTTGAAKKRASSSKGVKTMKVSSLKSYREKRKTIPSVNPYTEQVMSDIPLLTRDEINAQVVRSREAFRSWRDVAVADRASLVRRLGEHLRAEKRKYAEVITREMGKAIKESLAEIEKCAWLCDYYAENAARMLAPEEIKTDNKKSTVMFQPLGVALAIMPWNFPYWQAFRFGIPAVTAGNVVLLKHASNVPRTALSIEDAFRAAGFPQDVFRTLIIDAKETLNLIDTDKVDAVSLTGSNGAGEQVGAHAGGRIKKLVLELGGSDPFIVLDDADVEKAGRMAANARMINAGQSCIAAKRFIVMDSVADEFRKHFLARLAELKVGDPMDEKTDVGPLARRDLADTLQKQLRDAKAGGAEVVQFDIASFKKGFFFPPTAVFNPKLDSKVMTEEVFGPVAPVVVVKSEDEAIRIANNTEYGLGASVWSRNTDRAERIAARIESGVVAINDMVKSDPRLPFGGVKKSGIGRELSSYGLKEFVNIKTIVVKE
- a CDS encoding acetolactate synthase large subunit — encoded protein: MKASDLFVRQLEEEGVEDIFGLPGEENLDFLESLRTSSIKVIVTRHEQAAAFMAATYGRLTGRAGVCFSTLGPGATNLMTGVAHAQLIGAPLVSISGQKALRENIQARFQLIDIVSMMRPVTKDAISIADPGMVPTVLRNAFKLAQAERPGAVHIELPEDVAGSDTTAQVQKRGLVRRAAPDPKSLLRAAELIRGAKNPLIVLSSGANRNLINRQLTQFINQTGIFAVHTQMGKGVLSDESQYSLFATGIHRRDYINCGIDQADVIITIGYNIVEYPPFVWNQDLDKTIINIDFTVAETDKYYNPAVEVIGDISCSLRQLGELVPARKNGDTFQATREFLEKKLALDFEKQYPLTPREVVWHVRNVLAHEDILTLDNGIYKLWFARLYKTYRPNTFLVDNALATMGAGVPTGIAAKMLYPSRKVLAVVGDGGFMMNSQEIETALRYDIPLVVLVLNDNGFGFIKWEQQAKGFPNFGLDCGNPDFVKYAESYGAVGMKVSRGDDLSRVLRDAFSRDTFVLVECPVDYSLNYETFSKELGNITCIME
- a CDS encoding citrate/2-methylcitrate synthase, coding for MVTKVDIKEGASDGKATKNIGLRGVTVADTKISDVDGENGILIYRGYRIEDLAKNSTFEETAYLLLNGDLPSKDQLKEFRQRLLKARQIPGFVLNSLKAWPHGARPMDALQASIPALAMADPELDRETRDANTAKAVRLIARLPAVVAAWQRIRHDLEPLAPDDRLSHAENFLWQMTGKHPDPEVAMDLDVALILHADHSFNASTFACRAVVSTQAHMYAGVAAGVGALSGGLHGGANALVMKMLMELRSEKDIPGWVRRELEAGRKIMGMGHAVYKTNDPRARFLREMGKRLGEKLGQDEWRRMLAVIEETALTELVKKGKTTIKPNVDFYSAPVYHMMGIPGDMMTPVFAVARIAGWTAHIIEEKFGEAQGKPALYRPSSEYVGNYCGKTGCLYAPVEKRTENSKSETLASK